The Deinococcus humi genome has a segment encoding these proteins:
- the trpE gene encoding anthranilate synthase component I has translation MTQTAQSKPMTAVAVQELNADLDTPVSAYLKVTDGAKKLSFLLESVEGGERQARYSFIGVGEVGRFTLRGREATLSGVLGNETLETDDPLDVLYSRVLRPVELPPGKFNGLPPFFGGAVGYAAYDLIRVYEKLPDNNPDELNVPDALFIVPEGIVIFDHLRHKLYAVAISEHQAEAERIVAALEADLLGPLPDVPGRERARPVTFSSNFTPQGYQAAVQRCIEYVHAGDVFQVVPSQRFSADLTVHPFALYRALRGINPSPYLGFLNLGEVTLVASSPESLLRSDGLSIVTRPIAGTRPRGKTPGEDAALAEELLSDEKERAEHLMLVDLGRNDIGRVAEYGSVTVEDAFTIERYSHVMHIVSGVRGRLREGQTPLHALASALPMGTVSGAPKIRAMEIIDEVEPVRRGPYGGAFGYIAFDGSLDMALTLRTMVIAGGRIHIQAGAGIVSDSDPVAEEEETRNKAAALMRAVERAVAGL, from the coding sequence ATGACCCAGACCGCTCAATCCAAGCCGATGACCGCCGTGGCCGTTCAGGAACTGAATGCCGATCTGGACACGCCCGTCAGCGCCTACCTGAAAGTCACGGACGGCGCGAAGAAACTCAGCTTCCTGCTGGAAAGCGTGGAGGGTGGTGAGCGGCAGGCCCGCTACTCGTTTATCGGTGTGGGCGAGGTAGGGCGCTTCACGCTGCGCGGGCGAGAGGCCACCCTCAGCGGCGTGCTGGGCAACGAGACGCTGGAAACCGACGATCCGCTGGATGTGCTGTACAGCCGGGTGCTGCGCCCCGTTGAACTGCCTCCCGGGAAGTTCAACGGGCTGCCCCCCTTCTTTGGCGGCGCGGTGGGCTACGCCGCCTACGACCTCATCCGCGTGTATGAGAAACTGCCCGACAACAATCCCGACGAATTGAACGTTCCCGACGCGCTGTTCATCGTCCCCGAGGGCATCGTCATTTTTGATCACCTGCGGCACAAGCTGTACGCCGTGGCCATCTCCGAACATCAGGCGGAGGCGGAGCGCATTGTGGCGGCCCTGGAAGCTGATCTGCTCGGGCCGTTGCCAGACGTGCCGGGGCGTGAGCGGGCCAGGCCGGTGACCTTTTCCAGCAACTTCACGCCCCAGGGGTATCAGGCCGCCGTCCAGCGCTGTATCGAGTACGTCCACGCCGGGGACGTCTTTCAGGTGGTGCCGTCCCAGCGCTTCTCTGCGGACCTGACCGTCCATCCCTTCGCGCTGTACCGGGCCCTGCGCGGCATCAACCCCAGCCCGTATCTGGGCTTTCTGAACCTGGGCGAGGTGACGCTGGTGGCGAGCAGCCCCGAAAGCCTGCTCCGAAGCGACGGCCTAAGCATCGTGACTCGCCCGATCGCCGGAACCCGTCCGCGCGGCAAGACGCCCGGCGAGGACGCCGCCCTGGCCGAGGAACTGCTGTCGGATGAGAAAGAACGCGCCGAACACCTGATGCTGGTGGACCTGGGCCGCAACGACATCGGGCGGGTGGCCGAGTACGGCAGCGTGACCGTGGAGGACGCCTTTACCATCGAGCGCTACAGCCACGTCATGCACATCGTCAGCGGGGTGCGGGGCAGGCTGCGCGAGGGGCAGACCCCGCTGCACGCCCTCGCCAGCGCGCTGCCGATGGGAACGGTGTCGGGCGCTCCCAAGATCCGCGCGATGGAAATCATCGACGAGGTAGAACCTGTGCGGCGCGGGCCGTACGGCGGCGCATTCGGCTATATCGCCTTCGACGGCAGCCTGGACATGGCCCTAACCCTGCGGACGATGGTGATCGCAGGCGGCAGGATTCATATTCAGGCCGGGGCCGGAATCGTGTCCGATTCTGACCCGGTGGCTGAGGAGGAGGAAACGCGCAACAAGGCGGCAGCACTGATGCGGGCGGTGGAGCGGGCGGTGGCGGGGCTGTGA